The genomic stretch ACGTTTAAAATTTTGGATCGCCTCCTCGCGGGTCTCTTCCACATCGAAGATGCTCAGCAGCTTGGTGATGACAAAGACGTTCTCCACACCTTTGCCCATGTTGCATAGTTTGATCAGGCCGCCGCCGCGTGTGTAGCGGGCGTGTATGTTGATCAGCGCGCCGATGCCCAGGCTGTTGAAATAGGTGGCATTGGCCAGATCGATGATCAGTTTACGGTTGCCCTGCTCAAACAGGTCCGATGCCGCCAACTTTAACTCATCGGTTTCATCGCCGCCGGTGAAGGAGCCTCGCAGCTCCAGAAGGGCGATGTCCAAGTTGTTGATCGTCGTGGCACGAACAGCCAAGGTACACTCCTCGATAGAGAAAACCGAACCGAGACCGCATGATTTGCACTACCTTTCGATCAAATCTTGTGCCAGACAGCTCTGTAGGCGCAACTAGTAATATTTCAGTTGGTTGCCGTTTGAGCTTTTTCCTGGCTCACCTTCACTGGATTGCATTTCGCAAGACGTTTTCGGCCGCGCTCGAGGAGAATTTTTTTATGCTTCAAAAAAACAAAATACTAATATGTTTTGCAAATTGCAACCATTGAATGCTTTTCACTGGATTCTTTCTGCAGCGGGCACACCAGCTTAGAGCTGATATTTTTTTCTCTTACGCCACAGCGTCGCCGGATCGATGCCCAGCACCCGCGCCGCTTCGTCGTAATCTTTGCTGTATTGCAGCACTTTTTTGATGTGCATCTTTTCCATCTCCTCCAGAGAGAACGCATAGATCGGCTTCTCCGTGCTG from bacterium encodes the following:
- a CDS encoding STAS domain-containing protein, yielding MAVRATTINNLDIALLELRGSFTGGDETDELKLAASDLFEQGNRKLIIDLANATYFNSLGIGALINIHARYTRGGGLIKLCNMGKGVENVFVITKLLSIFDVEETREEAIQNFKRLVPPNPLIQFNSKETVS